The Amaranthus tricolor cultivar Red isolate AtriRed21 chromosome 6, ASM2621246v1, whole genome shotgun sequence genome has a segment encoding these proteins:
- the LOC130815648 gene encoding uncharacterized protein LOC130815648 produces MQIINSCPTLTDYMQSSLNHYFSKDDIKGAIWSIPDDKAPSLDGYNSKVYKLAWPIIGDDITLAVQEFFLTRKMLKVWNSTTISLMPKTSCPTTLGNFRPIACCHTIYNCISKLICSKLSPVLKHIISQNQGAFDIIRHYSRKSCSRSCLIKVDLRKTYDTMDWFFIKDMLVALGFPSHFVKIGDLMFPLLFVIVMEYLSRMLKCASLDPAFKFHPRCAPLKLTHLSFADDLMLFSKGNVNSISILYEGLDHFAQSSGVYANSSKYAIYFLLAFLMGSSLLFWIMLASLKGSFHFDILVCLLIPEISLLLILKNWWIKMTSKIKGWQGKSLSYAARLQLINSVLMRITTYWCQIFILLKKFIKAVNMVCRAFLWHYDSNDPKPGNVKWESLCRLKKEGGLGIIHLEFWNLVAVGKVVWHINCTQESLWVRWVHGVYNKGDNWLIFNPPPTASWSLKKLCKVLDKIRNWLGMGHTPFTLSIKIY; encoded by the exons ATGCAGATTATCAATTCTTGCCCCACTCTAACTGATTATATGCAATCCTCTTTGAATCATTACTTTAGCAAGGATGATATTAAAGGAGCTATTTGGAGCATTCCTGATGATAAAGCTCCTAGTTTGGATGGATATAACAGCAAGGTCTACAAATTAGCTTGGCCAATCATTGGAGATGATATTACCTTAGCAGTTCAAGAATTCTTTCTCACTAGGAAAATGTTGAAGGTATGGAATAGTACAACTATTTCCCTAATGCCTAAAACCTCTTGCCCTACTACTCTTGGTAACTTCAGACCCATAGCCTGCTGCCACACAATTTATAATTGTATTTCTAAGCTTATATGTTCTAAACTAAGTCCTGTTTTGAAGCATATTATAAGTCAGAATCAGGGTGCTTTT GATATCATTCGTCATTACTCAAGGAAGAGTTGTTCTCGTAGTTGCCTTATTAAGGTGGATTTGAGGAAGACTTACGACACCATGGACTGGTTCTTCATCAAAGATATGCTTGTTGCTCTTGGTTTTCCTAGCCACTTTGTGAAAATT GGAGATCTTATGTTTCCCCTTCTTTTTGTTATTGTAATGGAATATTTGTCTCGAATGCTTAAGTGTGCTAGCCTTGATCCAGCATTTAAGTTTCACCCTAGGTGTGCTCCTCTTAAGCTTACTCATTTAAGCTTTGCTGATGACTTGATGCTTTTCTCAAAAGGAAATGTTAATTCTATCTCTATCTTATATGAAGGTTTGGATCACTTTGCTCAATCCTCTGGTGTCTATGCTAACTCCTCCAAATATGCTATATATTTTTTGCTGGCATTTCTCATGGGTAGCAGTCTTTTATTTTGGATCATGTTAGCCTCATTAAAGGGAAGCTTCCATTTCGATATCTTGGTGTGCCTCTTAATTCCAGAAATCTCACTGCTACTGATTTTGAAAAATTGGTGGATAAAAATGACTTCTAAAATCAAAGGTTGGCAGGGGAAGAGCTTGTCTTATGCTGCTCGCTTGCAATTGATTAACTCAGTTTTAATGAGAATCACAACTTATTGGTGCCAAATTTTTATActtcttaaaaaatttattaaggcTGTGAACATGGTTTGTAGAGCTTTCCTTTGGCACTATGATAGTAATGATCCTAAGCCAGGAAATGTTAAATGGGAGTCTTTATGCAGGCTTAAGAAAGAGGGAGGCCTTGGTATCATACATCTTGAGTTTTGGAACTTGGTTGCTGTTGGAAAAGTAGTCTGGCATATCAATTGTACGCAAGAATCCCTGTGGGTACGTTGGGTTCATGGTGTCTATAATAAAGGGGATAACTGGCTGATTTTTAATCCCCCTCCCACAGCCAGTTGGTCACTTAAGAAGCTTTGTAAGGTGCTGGATAAGATCAGAAATTGGTTGGGAATGGGTCATACACCATTCACTCTGTCTATAAAGATCTACTGA